A genomic segment from Halomonas sp. GD1P12 encodes:
- the cysN gene encoding sulfate adenylyltransferase subunit CysN: MAHQSNLIADNIEQYLQEHENKDLLRFITCGSVDDGKSTLIGRMLHDSKMIFEDQLAAITQASKTSGTTGDTVDLALLVDGLQSEREQGITIDVAYRFFSTDKRKFIIADTPGHEQYTRNMATGASTASLAVILIDARYGVQTQTKRHSFIADLLGIQHLVIAVNKMDLVEFSEARFNEIKREYQQFATNLNAPDIRFVPLSALTGDNVVNKSERTPWYFGPGYESRTLIELLESVELTQDQNLTDLRLPVQYVNRPNLDFRGYCGTLAAGILRPGHRVKVLPSGKTSTVERIVTYDGDLSAAYPGQAITVTLDDEIDISRGDWLVDAHADIPLSNAFKADIVWMHEDALTPGKLYDFKLATRDLSGQVRAIDYQVDVNTLAQYPAEQLELNAIARCEVELTASIPLDDYRSSPGTGSFIIIDRLTNVTVGAGMIRGVAAQGEQEQGTDWAAFERDLNALVRKHFPHWDARDISKLF; the protein is encoded by the coding sequence ATGGCACACCAGTCGAATTTGATCGCCGACAACATCGAGCAGTACCTGCAGGAGCACGAAAACAAGGATCTTTTGCGCTTCATCACCTGCGGCAGCGTCGATGACGGCAAGTCCACGCTGATCGGGCGAATGCTTCACGACTCGAAGATGATTTTCGAGGACCAGCTCGCCGCGATCACCCAAGCGTCCAAAACAAGCGGCACCACCGGGGACACGGTTGATTTGGCGCTTCTGGTCGACGGGCTGCAGTCCGAGCGCGAGCAGGGCATTACCATCGACGTCGCGTACCGCTTTTTCTCCACCGACAAGCGCAAGTTCATCATCGCCGACACGCCGGGTCATGAGCAGTACACCCGCAACATGGCCACCGGCGCCTCCACGGCGAGCCTGGCGGTGATTTTGATCGACGCCCGCTATGGCGTGCAGACCCAGACCAAACGCCACAGCTTCATCGCCGACCTGCTCGGTATTCAGCATTTGGTGATCGCGGTCAACAAGATGGATCTGGTCGAGTTTTCAGAGGCGCGCTTCAACGAGATCAAGCGCGAGTATCAGCAGTTCGCCACCAATCTGAACGCGCCGGACATTCGTTTCGTGCCGCTGTCGGCGCTGACCGGCGACAACGTGGTAAATAAAAGCGAGCGTACGCCCTGGTACTTCGGCCCCGGCTATGAGTCCCGCACGCTAATCGAGCTTCTGGAAAGCGTCGAGCTGACCCAGGACCAGAACCTCACCGATCTGCGCCTGCCGGTGCAGTATGTCAATCGGCCGAACCTCGATTTTCGCGGCTATTGCGGCACGCTCGCTGCGGGCATTCTGCGCCCGGGCCACCGCGTGAAGGTGCTGCCCTCGGGCAAGACCTCGACGGTCGAGCGCATCGTCACTTATGACGGCGATCTGAGCGCCGCCTACCCGGGCCAAGCGATCACCGTGACGCTCGATGACGAGATCGATATCTCCCGCGGCGATTGGCTGGTCGATGCGCACGCCGATATCCCGCTATCCAATGCCTTCAAGGCGGACATCGTGTGGATGCACGAAGACGCGCTCACGCCGGGCAAGCTGTATGACTTCAAGCTCGCCACCCGCGATCTCTCGGGGCAGGTGCGCGCCATCGACTATCAGGTCGATGTGAACACGCTGGCGCAGTATCCGGCCGAGCAGCTCGAGCTCAACGCGATCGCCCGCTGCGAGGTCGAGCTTACCGCAAGCATCCCGCTGGACGACTACCGCTCGAGCCCGGGGACGGGAAGCTTCATTATTATCGACCGGCTGACCAACGTGACCGTCGGGGCCGGCATGATTCGCGGCGTCGCCGCTCAAGGCGAGCAGGAGCAGGGCACCGACTGGGCTGCCTTCGAGCGCGATTTGAACGCGCTGGTACGTAAGCACTTCCCGCACTGGGACGCCCGCGACATCAGCAAGCTGTTCTAA
- the cysD gene encoding sulfate adenylyltransferase subunit CysD, translating into MTQITAAPVDERREPTVAIDGARQTHLKQLEAESIHIIREVAAEFSNPVMMYSIGKDSSVMLHLARKAFYPGPPPFPLLHVDTTWKFREMIEFRNRMASEAGMELLVHTNEEGRAANINPFDHGSAKYTDIMKTQALKQALDKYGFDAAFGGARRDEEASRAKERVYSFRDKYHRWDPKSQRPELWNTYNAKVNKGESIRVFPLSNWTELDIWQYIYLESIPIVPLYYSAPRPIVERDGMQVMVDDERLPLAPGEVPEQKSVRFRTLGCYPLTGAVESTAATLPEIIQEMLLTRTSERSGRAIDRDQVGSMEKKKREGYF; encoded by the coding sequence ATGACCCAGATTACCGCTGCGCCGGTCGATGAACGGCGCGAGCCCACCGTGGCGATCGACGGTGCGCGCCAGACGCACCTCAAACAGCTCGAAGCCGAATCGATTCATATCATCCGTGAAGTCGCCGCCGAGTTCAGCAATCCGGTGATGATGTACTCCATCGGCAAGGACTCCTCGGTCATGTTGCACCTGGCGCGCAAGGCCTTCTACCCGGGGCCGCCGCCGTTCCCGCTTTTGCACGTCGATACTACCTGGAAGTTTCGCGAGATGATAGAGTTTCGCAACCGCATGGCGAGTGAAGCGGGCATGGAGCTTCTGGTGCACACCAACGAAGAGGGGCGCGCGGCGAACATCAATCCCTTCGATCACGGCAGCGCCAAGTACACCGACATCATGAAGACCCAGGCGCTCAAGCAGGCGCTGGACAAGTACGGCTTCGATGCCGCCTTCGGCGGGGCGCGCCGCGATGAAGAAGCGTCGCGCGCAAAAGAGCGAGTTTACTCCTTTCGCGACAAGTACCACCGCTGGGACCCCAAGAGCCAGCGCCCGGAGCTTTGGAACACCTATAACGCCAAGGTCAACAAGGGCGAGTCGATTCGCGTATTTCCGCTCTCCAACTGGACCGAACTCGATATCTGGCAGTACATCTATCTGGAGTCGATCCCGATCGTGCCGCTTTACTACTCCGCCCCGCGCCCGATCGTCGAGCGCGACGGCATGCAGGTAATGGTCGATGACGAGCGCCTGCCGCTGGCGCCCGGTGAGGTCCCGGAGCAAAAATCCGTGCGTTTCAGAACGCTTGGCTGTTACCCGCTTACGGGGGCTGTCGAGTCTACGGCGGCCACGCTCCCCGAGATCATCCAGGAGATGCTGCTGACGCGCACCAGTGAGCGTAGTGGGCGTGCCATCGACCGCGACCAGGTCGGGTCGATGGAGAAGAAAAAGCGCGAGGGGTACTTCTAA
- a CDS encoding metallophosphoesterase — MRLIQITDAHLYADKHARSRTGVPWRQFERVLEAVIQERPDVVLLSGDVSQDETLVSYQHACQALARLPCPWFWIPGNHDQVEFMAECHPLLSEVDLGEWRLLLLDTRVEGKPHGELGAEQLEALVERLESSEQPTVVGLHHPPVDVGAAWMDAIGLLDRDAFWQVLERFPLARVLLFGHAHQGFAQTLALGDHEVSVYGCPALADQFMPGALEFAVDQASRPGYRVVELRSGGEWQTWIERVGM; from the coding sequence ATGCGCCTGATTCAGATCACCGACGCCCACCTCTACGCCGATAAACACGCGCGCTCGCGCACCGGCGTCCCCTGGCGTCAGTTCGAGCGCGTGCTGGAGGCGGTCATCCAGGAGCGCCCGGACGTGGTGCTGCTGAGTGGCGACGTTAGCCAGGACGAAACCCTGGTCTCCTATCAGCACGCCTGTCAGGCACTGGCGCGCCTGCCGTGCCCCTGGTTCTGGATTCCCGGCAACCACGATCAAGTCGAGTTCATGGCCGAGTGCCACCCGCTTTTGAGCGAAGTCGATCTCGGCGAGTGGCGCCTGCTCCTGCTCGATACCCGAGTCGAGGGCAAACCGCACGGGGAGTTGGGCGCTGAGCAGCTCGAAGCGCTCGTTGAGCGGCTCGAATCGAGCGAGCAGCCTACCGTCGTTGGCCTGCACCACCCGCCGGTCGACGTGGGCGCCGCGTGGATGGACGCTATTGGCCTGCTCGATCGCGACGCCTTTTGGCAGGTGCTCGAGCGCTTTCCCCTGGCTCGCGTCTTGCTGTTTGGCCATGCTCACCAGGGCTTCGCGCAGACGCTTGCTCTCGGCGATCATGAGGTGTCGGTATATGGCTGCCCGGCGCTGGCGGATCAGTTCATGCCCGGCGCCCTCGAGTTCGCCGTCGATCAAGCCTCGAGACCCGGGTATCGGGTAGTGGAGCTTCGCAGCGGTGGCGAGTGGCAGACCTGGATCGAGCGGGTCGGCATGTAG
- a CDS encoding DUF1249 domain-containing protein — MARAAYVTDLKSLQGECSANYARLLRLVSDMDAGQQRDITLHSKGRELGALHLAVLEQAPYTTMVEVTQSGPLDGVLEGPKMRVHLYHDVRMAEVTDFQRQRHFNGRYRYPNAKMHQPDEKLQLNRFLGEWLAHGLTHGHAYDIPEYP, encoded by the coding sequence ATGGCTAGAGCCGCCTACGTCACCGACCTGAAATCCCTGCAAGGGGAGTGCAGCGCCAACTACGCGCGCCTGCTGCGGCTGGTGAGCGATATGGACGCCGGTCAGCAGCGCGATATCACCCTACACAGCAAAGGGCGGGAGCTTGGCGCGCTTCACTTGGCCGTGCTGGAGCAGGCGCCCTACACCACCATGGTCGAGGTCACCCAAAGCGGGCCGCTGGACGGCGTGCTGGAAGGACCCAAAATGCGCGTGCACCTGTATCACGATGTGCGCATGGCAGAGGTGACCGACTTTCAGCGCCAGCGCCACTTCAATGGCCGCTACCGCTATCCCAACGCCAAAATGCACCAGCCCGATGAAAAGCTGCAGCTCAATCGCTTTCTGGGCGAGTGGCTGGCTCATGGGTTGACCCACGGTCACGCCTACGATATCCCCGAGTATCCTTGA
- a CDS encoding NUDIX domain-containing protein, with translation MASSLTSPQASKLAAPELTRADVELETRETLYQGFFRLEALTLRHRLFEGGYSSSMRREIHSRFDAVGVLLYDPHRDALVLVEQFRAGAIDDPRSPWKLELVAGLVEENESLEDVARRESREEAGCKVGALTKLHTYYPSPGACNERVTLFCGLVDTAGMGGIHGLDEEHEDIRVHVVSFTDAFALLEQGRLDNAMCLIGLHWLNGQRASLRATARAPVSPFERSEDG, from the coding sequence ATGGCGTCCAGCCTTACGTCGCCGCAGGCGAGCAAGCTTGCGGCCCCCGAACTCACGCGTGCCGATGTCGAACTCGAGACGCGGGAAACGCTCTATCAGGGCTTTTTCCGGCTCGAGGCGCTGACGCTACGCCACCGTCTTTTCGAGGGCGGCTACAGCAGCTCCATGCGCCGCGAGATTCATAGCCGTTTCGACGCGGTGGGCGTGTTGCTTTATGACCCGCATCGCGATGCGCTGGTGCTGGTCGAGCAGTTTCGCGCCGGCGCCATCGATGACCCGCGCTCGCCCTGGAAGCTCGAACTGGTGGCGGGGCTGGTCGAGGAGAACGAATCCCTCGAGGACGTGGCCCGGCGTGAATCCCGGGAGGAGGCGGGTTGCAAAGTGGGCGCGCTGACCAAACTTCACACCTACTACCCGAGCCCCGGTGCCTGCAACGAGCGGGTAACGCTTTTTTGCGGGCTGGTCGACACCGCCGGCATGGGCGGTATTCATGGCCTCGATGAAGAGCACGAGGATATTCGCGTTCACGTGGTCAGCTTTACCGATGCCTTTGCGCTTTTGGAGCAGGGGCGCCTCGATAACGCCATGTGCTTGATCGGGCTTCACTGGTTGAACGGCCAGCGCGCCTCACTGCGCGCCACCGCCAGGGCCCCTGTTTCCCCATTCGAAAGGAGCGAAGATGGCTAG
- a CDS encoding TRAP transporter TatT component family protein — translation MRTHTSRWLLAVTLGGALALSPLAASAYQDELFSLKNRWEHTVTELPANQRQGTLEALSDEAEALASQNPNEADVLVWQGIILASYARERGGLGALASAKEARAVLERAIELDPQGSNASAYVTLGALYDRAPGRPLGFGNSDTAERMFQRALEIRPNGIDVNFYYAAFLKEEGDIQGAREYATRAVEGTARENRQLSDEALRREAQAFLQAL, via the coding sequence ATGCGCACGCACACTTCTCGCTGGCTGTTGGCAGTGACCCTCGGCGGGGCGCTCGCGCTTTCGCCGCTCGCCGCTAGCGCCTACCAGGACGAACTCTTTTCGCTCAAAAACCGCTGGGAACATACGGTGACGGAGCTTCCGGCCAATCAGCGTCAGGGGACGCTTGAGGCGCTGAGTGATGAGGCCGAAGCGCTTGCAAGTCAAAACCCAAACGAGGCGGACGTGCTGGTGTGGCAGGGCATCATTTTAGCGTCTTACGCGCGCGAGCGCGGCGGGCTGGGGGCGCTGGCCAGCGCGAAAGAGGCGCGTGCCGTGCTCGAGCGCGCCATCGAGCTCGACCCGCAGGGCAGCAACGCCTCGGCCTACGTGACGCTGGGCGCGCTCTATGACCGCGCACCGGGCAGACCGCTCGGTTTCGGCAACAGCGATACCGCCGAGCGCATGTTTCAGCGCGCGCTCGAGATCCGCCCGAACGGGATCGACGTCAATTTCTACTACGCAGCGTTTCTGAAGGAGGAGGGCGATATCCAGGGCGCCCGCGAGTACGCCACCCGCGCCGTCGAGGGCACTGCGCGTGAAAACCGTCAGCTGTCAGACGAGGCGCTGCGCCGCGAAGCCCAGGCCTTTCTTCAGGCGCTCTAA
- the greB gene encoding transcription elongation factor GreB, translating into MKGRNMTRWRDPAKDPRQEPKSNLITAQGAERLRGILDHLSRVKRPALSTKVGEAAALGDRSENADYTYNKKELNRVIARIRYLTKRLDELQVVDRLPADTDKIFFGAFVSLEDDDGEALDIRIVGHDEIDTDKRWISVDAPMAKALLGKEVDDEITVQTPTGEAFYTVTDVRYANP; encoded by the coding sequence ATGAAAGGCCGCAATATGACCCGCTGGCGCGACCCGGCCAAGGACCCGCGCCAGGAGCCCAAAAGCAATCTGATCACCGCCCAGGGCGCCGAGCGGCTGCGCGGCATTCTCGACCACCTTTCACGGGTAAAGCGCCCGGCGCTTTCGACCAAAGTAGGCGAAGCCGCCGCACTTGGCGACCGCTCGGAGAACGCCGATTACACCTACAACAAGAAAGAGCTCAACCGGGTGATCGCGCGCATCCGCTACCTGACCAAGCGGCTCGACGAGCTGCAGGTGGTCGACCGCCTGCCGGCGGATACCGACAAGATCTTTTTCGGCGCGTTCGTAAGCCTCGAGGACGACGACGGCGAAGCGCTCGACATTCGTATCGTCGGCCACGACGAGATCGACACCGACAAGCGGTGGATCAGCGTCGACGCGCCCATGGCGAAAGCGCTGCTGGGTAAGGAAGTGGACGACGAGATCACCGTACAAACGCCGACCGGCGAGGCCTTCTATACCGTGACTGACGTTCGCTACGCCAACCCCTGA
- a CDS encoding ArsR/SmtB family transcription factor, translating into MEINDATSSFSALAQPTRLEALRLLLSHEPEGLAAGELARRLNVPHNTLSAHLAVLGRAGWVSSHRESRSIIYRASPGHMQQVIAYLISDCCNGDPALCAPLIDTLSPCHSSSPQEPSS; encoded by the coding sequence ATGGAAATAAACGATGCCACCTCAAGTTTTAGCGCGCTCGCCCAGCCCACTCGCCTGGAGGCTTTACGCCTGCTGCTAAGCCACGAGCCCGAGGGGCTGGCGGCGGGAGAACTGGCCCGGCGGCTGAACGTGCCTCACAACACGCTATCGGCCCACCTCGCGGTACTTGGTCGAGCAGGCTGGGTAAGTTCGCACCGCGAGAGCCGCTCGATCATCTATCGCGCAAGCCCCGGGCACATGCAACAGGTCATCGCCTATTTGATCAGCGACTGTTGTAACGGCGACCCCGCGCTCTGCGCGCCGCTGATCGACACGCTTTCCCCTTGCCACTCAT